The following coding sequences lie in one Cannabis sativa cultivar Pink pepper isolate KNU-18-1 chromosome 5, ASM2916894v1, whole genome shotgun sequence genomic window:
- the LOC115717688 gene encoding uncharacterized protein LOC115717688, translating into MSVELIDSTMIINFIEEREEFAFAVRCRFAELDIDQNSVLCYSEMLKEFQSLRLVETDFGNDVKTNPEVVANIYSSLLAKFDHNSDGVISLEEYMTETKKMMKDIANDIGFMPIQMVLEKDSLLMKAVELHHSASAAHTIDC; encoded by the coding sequence ATGAGTGTAGAACTAATAGATAGTACAATGATCATAAACTTTATCGAAGAGAGGGAAGAATTTGCTTTTGCGGTACGATGTCGTTTTGCGGAACTGGACATTGACCAAAATAGCGTTCTTTGCTACAGCGAAATGCTGAAAGAGTTCCAGTCTCTTAGATTGGTAGAGACCGATTTTGGTAATGATGTGAAGACAAATCCAGAAGTGGTTGCTAATATTTATAGTTCACTGTTGGCAAAGTTTGATCACAATTCTGATGGAGTGATAAGCTTGGAGGAGTATATGACAGAGAcgaagaagatgatgaaggaCATAGCCAATGATATAGGATTCATGCCAATACAGATGGTGTTGGAGAAGGATAGCCTTCTCATGAAGGCTGTCGAGCTACATCACTCAGCCTCAGCAGCACATACTATTGATTGTTAG
- the LOC115720321 gene encoding uncharacterized protein LOC115720321, whose amino-acid sequence MNEALEGSLYLGLPNIIGRNKKAMLGFIKNKVIARINSWDGKFLSRAGKEILLKTVIQSLPTYAMSVFLLPLGTCKEIEKLMASFWWKTNSNKGRGIIWMSWDCLAIPKDEGGMGFRHLHDFNLAMLAKQDWRLLCNPNSLVAKVYKAKYFPHTDFLSAKLGNNPSFVWRSIWGAQDVVRLGATRVIGDGTTTNILGTSWLPNVHNRCVSSTHPGLQNNTVSSLMQMDNRDWDSEVILDLFPTHEADIILGIHLTNTIRPDFCAYQLLQTEKPAVPTQNNSGFWRKFWHLKIPPKVLNLLWRAITDSLPTCVNLVTKYVPISAQCPVCRTQPETAIHALVHCSFAADCWRSFGLPINAAASSSFGGWFESLQQTGDNDQFGTKRILL is encoded by the exons ATGAATGAAGCTCTTGAAGGTAGTCTCTATCTTGGCCTCCCTAACATCATTGGTCGAAATAAAAAAGCCATGCTTGGCTTTATCAAGAATAAAGTGATTGCTCGTATTAATAGTTGGGATGGAAAATTTTTGTCTCGTGCCGGAAAGGAAATTCTACTTAAGACCGTTATTCAATCACTACCGACCTATGCAATGAGCGTGTTTCTCCTACCACTTGGTACTTGTAAAGAGATAGAAAAGCTTATGGCTAGCTTTTGGTGGAAAACAAATTCTAACAAAGGTCGCGGTATTATTTGGATGTCTTGGGATTGTCTTGCAATTCCTAAGGATGAAGGTGGAATGGGATTTAGACACTTACATGATTTCAACCTTGCTATGCTTGCAAAACAAGATTGGCGCCTTTTGTGTAATCCCAACTCTCTCGTTGCCAAAGTGTATAAAGCTAAGTACTTTCCACATACCGACTTCCTCTCAGCCAAGCTTGGCAATAATCCAAGCTTTGTTTGGCGTAGCATTTGGGGGGCGCAAGATGTTGTTCGTCTAGGTGCTACTCGGGTCATTGGAGATGGCACAACTACAAATATTTTGGGTACTTCTTGGCTGCCGAATGTCCACAACAGATGTGTGTCTTCAACACATCCTGGATTGCAAAATAACACAGTCAGCTCTCTTATGCAAATGGACAACCGAGATTGGGATTCTGAGGTGATTTTGGATTTGTTTCCAACTCATGAAGCTGATATTATACTCGGCATCCATTTGACAAACACTATTAGACCTGATTTCTG TGCCTACCAACTGCTGCAAACTGAAAAACCAGCAGTCCCAACACAGAATAATTCTGGTTTTTGGCGTAAATTCTGGCACTTAAAGATCCCACCAAAGGTGCTAAATCTTCTATGGCGTGCTATCACCGACTCCCTTCCCACATGTGTGAATCTTGTAACTAAATATGTGCCCATTTCTGCTCAATGTCCGGTCTGTAGAACCCAACCCGAGACAGCCATTCATGCACTTGTGCATTGTTCTTTTGCTGCTGACTGCTGGAGATCCTTCGGTCTTCCTATAAACGCAGCTGCTTCCTCTTCTTTTGGCGGCTGGTTCGAAAGCTTGCAGCAAACAGGAGACAATGATCAG TTTGGAACAAAAAGAATTCTTCTGTAA